Proteins from a single region of Bacillus carboniphilus:
- a CDS encoding GapA-binding peptide SR1P, with the protein MGTIVCQTCNSTITHFEDEKVSVLYAKCDHCHEDLHEEDTE; encoded by the coding sequence ATGGGAACTATCGTATGTCAGACTTGCAATTCTACAATTACCCACTTTGAGGACGAAAAGGTTTCTGTACTCTATGCCAAATGTGATCACTGTCATGAAGACCTGCATGAGGAAGACACAGAGTAA